One Electrophorus electricus isolate fEleEle1 chromosome 10, fEleEle1.pri, whole genome shotgun sequence genomic region harbors:
- the chd4b gene encoding chromodomain-helicase-DNA-binding protein 4 isoform X2 — MSGSEDDNRDHFGSSRDGKSLGHDVLPSEPIPEVDMPKSKKKKKAKKSRESRSRRQKSLREDVAMSVSSPEALEALRLVEEEEEEEERDLQSESEGSDYAPSKKKKKRSGSSKERRRGEKSSGVPSTMKNKRKDPEPDEEDDEDDDDDIGQEPKSSSQLLADWGMKDIDYTFTQEDYHTLTNYKAFSQMVRPLIAAKNPKIAVSKMMMVLGAKWREFSTNNPMRGLASTNAALVVASAAAAVGSMVTPPGAEPALPVAATLVSTPSSTPTTTPATTPATTSVTAPTPAPQTSVAPPLRKAKTKEGKGPNARRKTKPKPQDKKSKPKKVAPLKIKLGSFKRKRSSSGEEDDGDSDFDSFSVSDGSSRSSRTKNKKSKSSKKKKKVAEDADGYETDHQDYCEVCQQGGEIILCDTCPRAYHMVCLDPDMEKAPEGTWSCPHCEKEGIQWEAREESSEGEEENDEGRREDGAMEEEDDHHMEFCRVCKDGGELLCCDTCPSSYHLHCLNPPLPDIPNGEWICPRCRCPPLKGKVQKVLTWRWGEAPPPMPVPRPLDLPADAPDPPPMIGRKEREFFVKWCNMSYWHCSWVQELQLELNCQVMFRNFQRKTDMEEPPCLDLGAEGDEDKSTKRKSKDPLYARMDDEFGRYGVKMEWLLIHRILNHSVDKKNNVHYLIKWRDLPYDQSSWESEDMEIPDYETYKQHYWNHRELMIGDEGRPGKKLKKVKVRKIEKPPTNPVVDTTIKFDRQPDYLDSTGGTLHPYQLEGLNWLRFSWAQGTDTILADEMGLGKTVQTAVFLYSLYKEGHSKGPFLVSAPLSTIINWEREFEMWAPDMYVVTYVGDKDSRAVIRENEFTFEDNAIRGGKKASKMKKEASVKFHVLLTSYELITIDQAILGSIDWACLVVDEAHRLKNNQSKFFRVLNNYPLQHKLLLTGTPLQNNLEELFHLLNFLTPERFNNLEGFLEEFADIAKEDQIKKLHDMLGPHMLRRLKADVFKHMPSKTELIVRVELSSMQKKYYKYILTRNFEALNTRGGGNQVSLLNVVMDLKKCCNHPYLFPTAANEAPKMPNGMYEGGSLTKASGKLMLLCKMLKKLKEGGHRVLIFSQMTKMLDLLEDFLENEGYKYERIDGGVTGVMRQEAIDRFNAPGAPQFVFLLSTRAGGLGINLATADTVIIYDSDWNPHNDIQAFSRAHRIGQNRKVMIYRFVTKASVEERITQVAKKKMMLTHLVVRPGLGSKAGSMSKQELDDILKFGTEELFKDEIGEGDNKEEDSSVIHYDDKAIERLLDRNQDATEDTELQSMNEYLSSFKVAQYVVKDEDDEEEDVDREIIKQEESVDPDYWEKLLRHHYEQQQEDLARQLGKGKRPRKPVNYNDCSQEDRDWQDDQSDNQSDYSVASEEGDEDFDERSEANSRRPNRKGLRNDKDKPLPPLLARVGGNIEVLGFNARQRKAFLNAVMRYGMPPQDAFTTQWLVRDLRGKSEKEFKAYVSLFMRHLCEPGADGAETFADGVPREGLSRQHVLTRIGVMSLIRKKVQEFEHVNGQWSMPWMKELEENKKAAAVAAGDDPKTPSSGTPADTQPNTPAPEDLSKGEDSEREMEDRGDGEGDRKRSNIQDDEIIEIPDDGELPPSPERKSSVKELEGDVAASSSDKEGESPDTGGGKEKDKDGEKEEKSYSPKESTSSPDVKAESSEVISTSDSSKTKEQTSEEKTEKMDSSPAGEEKKDLKEERDGVKTDDSRLQNGDEGGGDSEDKKKAVKQRFMFNIADGGFTELHSLWQNEERAATVTKKTYEIWHRRHDYWLLAGIIQHGYARWQDVQTDPRFAILNQPFKGEMSRGNFLEIKNKFLARRFKLLEQALVIEEQLRRAAYLNMTEDPTHPSMALNTRFSEVECLAESHQHLSKESMSGNKPANAVLHKVLKQLEELLSDMKADVTRLPATIARIPPVAVRLQMSERSILSRLASRGPEVTPNQAPR, encoded by the exons ATGTCAGGAAGTGAAGACGACAACAGAGACCATTTTGGATCCTCGCGGGATGGGAAGTCTCTGGGACACG atGTGCTTCCCAGTGAGCCTATCCCCGAGGTGGACATGCCAAAGtccaagaagaagaagaaggccAAGAAGAGCAGGGAGAGCAGAAGCAGACGGCAGAAATCCCTCAgagag GACGTGGCCATGAGTGTGAGCTCTCCTGAAGCCCTGGAAGCCTTGCgactggtggaggaggaggaggaggaggaagagcggGATCTGCAGTCTGAGAGTGAGGGCAGTGACTATGCCCccagcaagaagaagaaaaagaggtcAGGCTCTTCCAAGGAgcgcaggagaggagagaaatcTTCCGGTGTCCCATCCACAATGAAGAACAAGCGGAAAGACCCGGAACCAGACgaagaggatgatgaggatgacGATGACGACATAGGGCAG GAGCCCAAGTCATCCTCCCAGCTGCTGGCGGACTGGGGTATGAAGGACATCGATTATACCTTCACACAGGAGGATTATCACACTCTCACCAACTACAAAGCTTTCAGCCAGATGGTCAG GCCCCTGATAGCTGCTAAGAATCCGAAGATTGCTGTGTCAaagatgatgatggtgttggGGGCAAAGTGGCGTGAGTTCAGCACCAACAACCCAATGCGCGGCTTGGCGAGCACTAATGCTGCCCTGGTGGTGGCCTCTGCAGCAGCAGCTGTAGGGAGCATGGTAACACCCCCTGGGGCAGAGCCAGCTCTGCCTGTGGCAGCCACCCTGGTAAGCACCCCCTCATCTACCCCGACAACCACCCCTGCAACCACCCCGGCAACCACGTCAGTAACTGCACCAACACCTGCCCCTCAGACCTCTGTTGCACCGCCCCTGCGCAAAGCCAAGACCAAAGAAGGCAAAG GCCCAAATGCACGTAGGAAGACCAAACCCAAACCCCAAGACAAGAAGTCCAAACCCAAGAAAGTCGCACCTCTCAAAATTAAGCTGGGCAGTTTCAAGAGGAAAAGATCCTCA agtggtgaggaagatgatggagaCAGTGATTTTGACAGTTTTTCGGTGAGTGATGGGTCCAGCCGCAGTAGCAGAACTAAGAACAAGAAATCCAAGAGCtccaagaagaagaagaaag tggccgaAGATGCTGATGGCTATGAGACAGATCACCAGGACTACTGTGAAGTGTGTCAGCAGGGCGGGGAGATCATTCTGTGTGACACCTGCCCCAGGGCCTATCACATGGTCTGCCTGGATCCAGACATGGAGAAAGCCCCTGAGGGCACCTGGAGCTGCCCCCACTGT GAGAAGGAGGGTATTCAGTGGGAGGCACGTGAGGAGAGCtctgagggagaggaggagaatgatGAAGGTCGGCGGGAGGATGGAGcaatggaggaggaggacgacCACCACATGGAGTTCTGCCGTGTGTGTAAGGACGGGGGCGAGTTGCTCTGCTGTGACACCTGCCCCTCCTCCTACCACCTGCACTGCCTCAACCCGCCCCTGCCAGACATCCCCAACGGGGAGTGGATTTGCCCCCGCTGCCGT TGTCCTCCACTAAAGGGCAAAGTCCAGAAAGTTTTGACTTGGCGCTGGGGAGAGGCTCCGCCCCCAATGCCAGTGCCCCGCCCTCTGGACCTCCCAGCCGACGCCCCGGATCCTCCTCCCATGATTGGTCGCAAGGAGAGGGAGTTTTTTGTTAAGTGGTGTAACATGTCCTACTGGCACTGTTCATGGGTACAGGAACttcag ttGGAGTTGAATTGCCAGGTAATGTTCCGTAACTTCCAGCGTAAGACAGATATGGAGGAGCCCCCCTGTCTTGATCTGGGGGCTGAGGGTGATGAAGATAAAAGCACCAAGAGGAAGAGCAAAGACCCACTGTATGCGCGCATGGACGACGAGTTCGGTCGATATGGTGTCAAGATGGAGTGGCTTCTTATACACCGCATTCTCAACCACAG tgtggataaaaaaaataatgtccACTATCTGATTAAATGGCGGGACCTGCCATACGACCAGTCATCATGGGAGAGTGAGGACATGGAGATCCCTGACTATGAAACCTACAAGCAGCACTACTGGAaccacag AGAGCTGATGATTGGGGATGAAGGAAGACCAGGGAAGAAGttaaagaaagtgaaagtgcGGAAGATAGAGAAGCCCCCTACAAACCCTGTGGTGGAT ACCACCATAAAGTTCGACAGGCAACCGGACTACCTGGACTCCACTGGGGGCACCCTGCACCCCTACCAGCTGGAGGGCCTAAACTGGCTGCGCTTCTCCTGGGCGCAGGGCACTGATACCATCCTGGCGGACGAGATGGGTCTGGGCAAGACCGTGCAGACTGCTGTGTTTCTCTACTCACTCTACAAAGAG GGTCACTCCAAGGGGCCTTTTCTTGTCAGTGCCCCCTTGTCCACCATCATTAACTGGGAGCGTGAGTTTGAGATGTGGGCTCCGGACATGTATGTGGTCACCTACGTGGGAGACAAGGACAGCCGAGCTGTGATCCGAGAGAATGAGTTCACCTTCGAGGACAACGCCATCCGCGGCGGGAAGAAAGCCTCCAAGATGAAG AAGGAGGCGTCTGTGAAGTTCCACGTGTTGCTAACCTCCTATGAGCTGATCACCATTGACCAGGCCATCCTGGGCTCCATCGACTGGGCCTGCCTGGTGGTGGATGAGGCACACAGACTCAAAAACAACCAGTCCAAG TTTTTCCGGGTGTTGAATAATTACCCTCTCCAGCATAAACTCCTGCTGACTGGAACCCCCCTACAGAACAACCTGGAGGAACTCTTCCACCTGCTGAATTTCCTCACGCCCGAGAGGtttaa taatCTGGAGGGCTTTTTGGAAGAATTTGCTGACATCGCTAAAGAGGACCAGATCAAAAAACTACATGACATGTTGGGACCTCATATGCTCAGACGACTGAAGGCAGACGTGTTCAAACACATGCCCTCAAAAACAGAGCTCATCGTCCGTGTGGAACTCAGCTCAATGCAgaa aaagTACTACAAATATATCCTGACGCGTAACTTTGAGGCACTGAACACACGGGGCGGTGGGAACCAAGTCTCTCTGCTCAATGTGGTGATGGACCTTAAGAAGTGTTGTAACCACCCCTACCTCTTTCCCACGGCTGCTAAT GAAGCTCCTAAAATGCCCAATGGGATGTACGAAGGCGGGTCTCTCACAAAGGCTTCTGGGAAATTGATGCTGCTGTGTAAGATGCTGAAGAAGCTGAAGGAGGGCGGACACAGAGTACTCATCTtctcacag ATGACAAAGATGTTGGATCTGCTGGAGGACTTCCTGGAGAATGAAGGTTATAAATATGAGCGTATTGATGGAGGTGTGACGGGTGTGATGAGGCAGGAGGCCATCGACAGGTTCAATG CACCTGGAGCCCCACAGTTCGTCTTCCTGCTGTCCACCAGGGCAGGGGGTTTGGGCATCAATCTGGCGACTGCAGACACTGTTATCATCTACGACTCAGACTGGAACCCACACAACGATATCCAG gCTTTCAGCAGGGCTCATCGTATAGGTCAGAACAGGAAGGTGATGATCTATCGTTTCGTCACCAAGGCGTCAGTGGAGGAGAGAATCACACAG gtggccAAGAAGAAGATGATGCTGACCCACCTGGTGGTCCGCCCTGGTCTGGGCTCCAAAGCTGGCTCCATGTCTAAGCAGGAACTGGACGACATCTTGAAGTTTGGCACTGAGGAGCTCTTTAAGGACGAGATTGGGGAGG GTGATAATAAAGAAGAAGACAGCAGCGTGATCCACTATGACGACAAGGCCATTGAGAGGCTCCTGGACCGCAACCAGGACGCCACAGAGGACACAGAGCTCCAGAGCATGAACGAGTATCTCAGCTCCTTCAAGGTGGCCCAGTACGTCGTCAAAGACGAGGATGATGAG GAGGAGGATGTGGATAGGGAGATTATAAAACAGGAGGAGAGTGTTGACCCTGATTACTGGGAGAAACTGCTGCGTCACCATTAcgagcagcagcaggaggacctGGCACGTCAGCTGGGCAAAGGCAAACGCCCTCGCAAACCAGTCAACTACAATGACTGTTCTCAGGAGGACAGAG ATTGGCAGGATGACCAGTCTGATAACCAATCAGATTATTCCGTGGCCTCAGAGGAGGGAGATGAAGACTTTGATGAGCGTTCTGAAG CCAACTCTAGGCGGCCAAACCGCAAGGGCTTACGAAATGATAAAGATAAACCACTGCCCCCCCTATTGGCCAGAGTGGGAGGTAACATTGAG GTGTTGGGTTTTAATGCGCGTCAGAGGAAGGCCTTCCTGAATGCAGTGATGCGTTATGGGATGCCCCCACAGGATGCGTTTACCACACAGTGGCTGGTCAGAGACCTGAGGGGCAAGTCAGAGAAAGAGTTCAA ggcATATGTGTCTCTGTTCATGCGTCATCTGTGTGAACCGGGTGCGGATGGTGCTGAGACGTTTGCAGATGGAGTTCCTCGTGAAGGGTTGTCACGGCAACATGTCCTCACACGGATTGGCGTGATGTCACTGATCCGAAAGAAG GTGCAGGAGTTTGAGCATGTGAATGGTCAGTGGTCCATGCCCTGGatgaaggagctggaggaaaACAAGAAAGCAGCAGCCGTTGCTGCGGGTGACGACCCCAAAACACCATCTAGTGGAACACCTGCAGACACGCAGCCcaacacacctgcaccag AGGACCTATCCAAAGGGGAGGActcagagagggagatggaggacCGGGGGGACGGGGAGGGGGACAGGAAACGATCCAACATACAGGATGATGAa atTATTGAAATTCCTGATGATGGTGAGCTTCCCCCCAGTCCAGAGAGGAAGAGCTCAGTGAAGGAGTTGGAAGGAGACGTGGCCGCGTCCTCCTCAGACAAGGAGGGGGAGAGTCCAGACAcaggaggagggaaggagaaagacaaggatggagagaaggaggagaaatCTTACTCTCCAAAAGAAAGTACCTCCTCACCAGATGTTaaagcagagagctcagaggTCATAAGCACTTCAGACTCGTCTAAAACCAAAG AGCAGACCAGTGAAGAGAAGACTGAGAAAATGGACAGCAGTCCCgcaggagaggaaaagaaag ACCTGAAGGAGGAGCGAGATGGTGTAAAGACAGATGACAGCAGGCTGCAGAATGgtgatgaaggaggaggagacagcGAGGACAAGAAGAAAGCAGTCAAACAAAGGTTCATGTTCAACATCGCTGATGGGGGCTTCACAG AGCTGCATTCCCTATGGCAGAATGAGGAAAGGGCAGCAACTGTCACCAAGAAAACCTATGAGATCTGGCACCGTCGCCATGACTACTGGCTCCTGGCTGGCATCATACA GCATGGTTATGCTCGTTGGCAGGACGTCCAAACTGACCCCCGGTTCGCCATCCTGAACCAGCCCTTCAAGGGGGAGATGAGTCGCGGGAACTTCCTGGAGATCAAAAACAAGTTTCTTGCTCGCAGGTTTAAg CTGTTGGAGCAGGCATTGGTGATAGAGGAACAGCTGAGGAGGGCGGCGTATCTGAACATGACGGAGGACCCAACGCACCCGTCCATGGCTCTGAACACGCGCTTCAGCGAGGTGGAGTGTCTGGCCGAGTCACACCAGCACCTCAGCAAGGAATCCATGTCAGGAAATAAACCAGCCAACGCAGTGCTGCACAAAG tCCTTAAACAACTGGAAGAGTTGCTCAGTGACATGAAGGCTGATGTCACACGTCTCCCAGCAACCATTGCCCGGATACCGCCAGTTGCTGTGCGTCTGCAGATGTCGGAGCGGAGCATTCTGAGCCGATTGGCCAGTCGTGGGCCAGAGGTCACGCCAAACCAGGCGCCCCGTTGA